AGTCCCAGGCCCACCCCGGCACCGCGCGGAGCGTCACCGTAGCGCTGGAAGGGCTCGAAGATCCGGTCCTTGGCACTGTCCGGCACACCGGGGCCACGGTCGGCGATGCGCAGCTCCACCCGGTCACCGAGCGCACTGGCCGAGACCAGCACCACCGCACCGTCCGGGCTGTACTTCACGGCGTTCTCGACGAGATTGGCGACCGCGCGCTCCAGCAGCCCCGGATCGACGGCGACGATCGGCAGCTCCTCGGGGATGTCGAGGGTGACACTGCCCTCCGGGACGCCGCCGAGCGCCATCGGCACCACCTCGTCGAGGTCGATCTCCCTGATCAGCGGGGTGACCGTGCCGGTCTGCAGCCGGGACATGTCCAGAAGATTGCCGACGAGATGGTCCAGCCGGTCGGCGCCCGCCTCGATGCCGGCCAGCAGCTCCGCCTCGTCCTCCTGGGACCAGGCGACGTCGTCGGAGCGCAGGGAGGTGACGGAGGCCTTGATGCTCGCCAGCGGGGTCCGCAGGTCATGGCTGACGGCGGCCAGCAACGCGGTCCTGATGCGGTTGCCCTCGGCCAGCTCCCGGGCCCGCTCCGCCTCGCCCACCAGCCGCTGCCGGTCCAGGACGACGGCGGCCTGGGCGGCGAACGCGGCCAGCACCCGGCGGTCCTCGGCGGGCAGCACCCGGCCGGTCAGCGCCAGCGCCATGTGGTCACCCACGGGCATGTCGACATCGGCGTCCTCGGGGCGCAGCAGCGGCTTGCCGTGGTCCGTACCAGCCCGGCCCGCACAGGTCCACGGCTCCACGTCGCCGGCCCGCTCCAGCAGCGCCACCGTCTCCATCCCGAAGGTCTCGCGTACCCGCTCCAGCAGGGCGTCCAGGGTCGTCTCACCGCGCAGCACACTGCCCGCCAGGAAGGAGAGGATCTCCGACTCGGCGCGCAGCCTGGCGGCCTGGTGGGTGCGGCGGGCGGCGAGATCCACCACGGAGGCGACCGAGACGGCCACCGCGAAGAAGATCACGATGGCGACGAGGTTCTGGGGGTCGCTGACCGTGAGGGTGTGGGTGGGCGGGGTGAAGTAGAAGTTCAGCAGCAACGAGCCGACCGCGGCCGACGCCAGCGCCGGCAGCTGCCCGCCGAGCAGCGCGGCGACCACCGTCAGGAAGAGGAAGAGCAGGACGTCGTTGGCCAGGCCGGGCCCGTTCGCCATGCTGGTCAGCAGCAGCGAGAGCAGGACGGGTCCGACGACGCCGACGAGCCAGCCGGCGATGATCCGGGTCCGCCCCAGCCGCGCACCGCGCGCCACCGGCAGTCCCCGGCCCTTGGCGACCTCGTCGTGGGTGACGATGTGCACATCGAGATCGGGCCCGGACTCGCGGGCGACCGTCGCGCCCACCCCCGGCCCGAAGATGTACTGCCAGGCCTTGCGGCGACTGGAGCCCAGCACGATCTGGGTGGCGTTGACCCCCCGCGCGAACTCCAGCAGCGCGCTCGGTATGTCGTCGCCGATGACGTGATGGAACGTCCCGCCGAGATCCT
This genomic stretch from Streptomyces nigrescens harbors:
- a CDS encoding sensor histidine kinase → MARGKLRIYLGAAPGVGKTYAMLSEAHRRVERGTDVVVAFVEHHGRPRTEVMLHGLEQIQRRELEYRGTVFTEMDVDAVLERGPAVALVDELAHTNVPGSRNGKRWQDIEELLEAGIDVISTVNIQHLESLGDVVESITGVRQRETVPDEIVRRADQIELVDMSPQAIRRRMAHGNIYQPDKVDAALSNYFRPGNLTALRELALLWVADRVDEYLQEYRAEHSIRSTWQARERIVVGLTGGPEGRTLIRRAARMAAKGSGSEVLAVYIARSDGLTSASPKELAVQRTLVEDLGGTFHHVIGDDIPSALLEFARGVNATQIVLGSSRRKAWQYIFGPGVGATVARESGPDLDVHIVTHDEVAKGRGLPVARGARLGRTRIIAGWLVGVVGPVLLSLLLTSMANGPGLANDVLLFLFLTVVAALLGGQLPALASAAVGSLLLNFYFTPPTHTLTVSDPQNLVAIVIFFAVAVSVASVVDLAARRTHQAARLRAESEILSFLAGSVLRGETTLDALLERVRETFGMETVALLERAGDVEPWTCAGRAGTDHGKPLLRPEDADVDMPVGDHMALALTGRVLPAEDRRVLAAFAAQAAVVLDRQRLVGEAERARELAEGNRIRTALLAAVSHDLRTPLASIKASVTSLRSDDVAWSQEDEAELLAGIEAGADRLDHLVGNLLDMSRLQTGTVTPLIREIDLDEVVPMALGGVPEGSVTLDIPEELPIVAVDPGLLERAVANLVENAVKYSPDGAVVLVSASALGDRVELRIADRGPGVPDSAKDRIFEPFQRYGDAPRGAGVGLGLAVARGFAEAMGGTLAAEDTPGGGMTMVLTLRAAPGRPPARPDLPAQATT